From Amycolatopsis sp. cg9, one genomic window encodes:
- a CDS encoding MFS transporter, which translates to MKQLLGVPAFARLWAAAFFGETAEWMLQVALPVYVFQRTGSAATTALSIVLGLLPAVLLSPVAGVVADRWNRRAVLSGVCCGLAVVALPLLAEPGVPVVYAVMAAQAALASVFEPARNALVPELVGVADVTGANGLMSVNGSVARLAGGWAGGALLGFGGLADVITGYLAVLAVAAALLAKPFRRVAAPAPAAAREPVVRAWIDGLRELTRNRRLWRTGLALVFTSLAQGMFLVLFVVYVLDVLGGSEADAGLLRGVQAIGGLAAGFALATVARRVAPTALIGWGSVLLGVLSAVIWNLSLVTTALGGYLALFVLVGAPGVAVGAGVLSEIQSAVAPERAGRVLSTTFAAIAAFTTAGALLAGTLVAVTGPAVLLNVQAGVYVLAGVLMLSRIRRFREVPASAVATVEGCHTSSPPATST; encoded by the coding sequence GTGAAACAGCTCCTGGGCGTGCCTGCGTTCGCGCGGCTGTGGGCGGCCGCCTTCTTCGGCGAGACGGCCGAGTGGATGCTGCAGGTGGCGTTGCCGGTCTACGTCTTCCAGCGCACCGGCTCGGCCGCGACGACGGCGCTGAGCATCGTGCTCGGCCTGCTGCCCGCGGTGCTGCTGAGCCCGGTCGCCGGTGTCGTCGCCGACCGGTGGAACCGCCGCGCGGTGCTGTCCGGCGTCTGCTGCGGGCTCGCCGTCGTGGCGCTCCCGCTGCTGGCCGAGCCCGGTGTCCCCGTGGTGTACGCGGTGATGGCCGCCCAGGCGGCGCTGGCGTCGGTGTTCGAGCCGGCGCGCAACGCACTCGTCCCCGAGCTGGTCGGGGTCGCCGACGTGACCGGGGCCAACGGGCTGATGAGCGTCAACGGCAGCGTCGCCCGGCTCGCCGGCGGCTGGGCGGGCGGCGCGCTGCTGGGCTTCGGCGGGCTCGCCGACGTCATCACCGGCTACCTGGCCGTCCTCGCGGTGGCCGCGGCGCTGCTGGCCAAGCCGTTCCGCCGGGTGGCGGCGCCCGCGCCCGCCGCCGCCCGCGAACCCGTCGTGCGGGCCTGGATCGACGGCCTGCGGGAGCTGACGCGCAACCGGCGCCTGTGGCGCACCGGGCTGGCCCTGGTGTTCACGTCGCTGGCGCAGGGCATGTTCCTGGTGCTGTTCGTGGTGTACGTCCTGGACGTGCTCGGCGGCAGCGAAGCCGACGCGGGCCTGCTGCGTGGCGTCCAGGCGATCGGCGGGCTGGCCGCCGGGTTCGCCTTGGCCACCGTGGCGCGGCGGGTGGCGCCCACGGCGCTGATCGGGTGGGGCTCGGTGCTGCTGGGCGTGCTCTCCGCGGTGATCTGGAACCTTTCGCTGGTGACGACGGCGCTGGGCGGCTACCTCGCGTTGTTCGTCCTCGTGGGTGCGCCGGGCGTCGCCGTCGGCGCCGGGGTGCTGTCGGAGATCCAGAGCGCGGTGGCCCCCGAACGGGCCGGCCGGGTGCTGAGCACGACGTTCGCCGCCATCGCCGCCTTCACCACCGCCGGCGCGCTGCTGGCGGGCACCCTGGTCGCGGTGACCGGGCCCGCCGTGCTGCTGAACGTCCAGGCCGGGGTCTACGTGCTCGCGGGCGTGCTCATGCTGTCCCGGATTCGCAGGTTTCGCGAAGTCCCCGCGAGCGCGGTGGCTACGGTGGAGGGGTGCCACACCTCTTCGCCACCAGCGACCTCCACGTGA
- a CDS encoding phosphotriesterase: MTGDPKVRTLLGDIEPAALGVTDSHDHLFFASKLLPGEELDSTEAAMEQLLTFRGAGGSAVVQWTPFGLGRRTRELAQLSREAGVHVVAATGLHRAAHYAPAFLHQVADDLVRLFVADLVEGTGPADLPEDLRMRQHRAGLIKVAGAFHAIDAHARTTLTAAAVAHEETGAPIAVHLEHGTAGPEIAELLCGTLGVPADRVILGHLNRHPDPRIQREIAGTGVFLAFDGPSLANRATDWRLADCLEALVGAGHGGQLLLGGDTTTAAARREPGGLPYLLTTLAPRLTKLLGGDVVTAMLVANPARAFATSWRG, from the coding sequence GTGACCGGGGACCCCAAGGTGCGCACGCTGCTCGGCGACATCGAGCCGGCCGCGCTCGGCGTGACCGACTCGCACGACCACCTCTTCTTCGCCTCGAAGCTGCTCCCGGGCGAGGAGCTGGACAGCACGGAAGCGGCGATGGAGCAGCTGCTGACGTTCCGGGGCGCCGGCGGCTCCGCCGTGGTGCAGTGGACGCCGTTCGGCCTCGGTCGCCGGACCCGGGAACTCGCCCAGCTCTCGCGGGAAGCCGGGGTGCACGTCGTCGCGGCGACCGGCCTGCACCGGGCCGCGCACTACGCGCCGGCGTTCCTCCACCAGGTGGCCGACGACCTGGTCCGGCTCTTCGTCGCCGACCTCGTCGAGGGCACCGGGCCCGCCGACCTGCCGGAGGACCTGCGGATGCGGCAGCACCGGGCGGGGCTGATCAAGGTCGCCGGCGCGTTCCACGCGATCGACGCGCACGCCCGGACGACGCTCACCGCGGCCGCGGTGGCGCACGAAGAGACCGGGGCGCCGATCGCGGTCCACCTCGAACACGGCACCGCCGGCCCGGAGATCGCCGAGCTGCTGTGCGGCACCCTCGGCGTGCCCGCCGATCGGGTGATCCTCGGGCACCTCAACCGCCACCCGGACCCGAGGATCCAGCGCGAAATCGCCGGAACCGGCGTCTTCCTGGCGTTCGACGGGCCGTCCCTGGCCAACCGCGCCACCGACTGGCGGCTCGCGGACTGCCTCGAGGCCCTCGTCGGCGCCGGGCACGGCGGTCAGCTGCTGCTCGGCGGCGACACGACGACCGCCGCCGCCCGGCGCGAACCGGGCGGCCTCCCGTACCTGCTCACGACGCTGGCGCCGCGGCTGACGAAGCTGCTCGGCGGCGACGTCGTCACGGCCATGCTGGTGGCGAACCCCGCCCGGGCGTTCGCCACCAGCTGGCGCGGGTGA
- a CDS encoding metallophosphoesterase yields MPHLFATSDLHVTHEGNGPILDSVVPETADDWLLVAGDVAERAEATIGTLKTLRERFAKVVWVPGNHELWTTNNDPCQLRGQARYEYLVEQCREIGVLTPEDEYPVWEHGSRPLTIAPLFLLYDYSWRTPEAEGKPLEEALRQAREAGVVCTDEYFLHPDPYPSRQAWCADRLKISTERLDAIPEDHGTILMSHWPLHRHPTAPLYWPEFALWCGSTKTEDWHVRYRAEIAVYGHLHIPRTTEADGVRFEEVSLGYPREWRKRARGAVPMRRILWPS; encoded by the coding sequence GTGCCACACCTCTTCGCCACCAGCGACCTCCACGTGACCCACGAGGGCAACGGCCCGATCCTCGACTCCGTCGTCCCCGAGACGGCGGACGACTGGCTCCTCGTGGCCGGCGACGTGGCCGAGCGCGCGGAAGCCACCATCGGGACGCTGAAGACGCTGCGCGAGCGGTTCGCGAAGGTCGTCTGGGTGCCGGGCAACCACGAGCTGTGGACGACGAACAACGACCCGTGCCAGCTGCGCGGCCAGGCCCGCTACGAGTACCTGGTCGAGCAGTGCCGCGAGATCGGCGTGCTTACGCCGGAGGACGAGTACCCCGTCTGGGAGCACGGTTCGCGGCCGCTGACCATCGCGCCGCTGTTCCTGCTCTACGACTACAGCTGGCGGACCCCCGAGGCGGAGGGCAAGCCGCTGGAGGAGGCCCTGCGGCAGGCGCGCGAGGCCGGCGTCGTCTGCACCGACGAGTACTTCCTGCACCCCGACCCGTACCCGAGCCGGCAGGCGTGGTGCGCGGACCGGCTGAAGATCAGCACCGAGCGCCTCGATGCGATCCCCGAGGACCACGGCACGATCCTGATGTCGCACTGGCCGCTGCACCGCCACCCGACGGCGCCGCTGTACTGGCCCGAGTTCGCGCTGTGGTGCGGTTCCACGAAGACCGAGGACTGGCACGTCCGCTACCGCGCGGAGATCGCCGTCTACGGCCACCTGCACATCCCGCGGACCACGGAAGCCGACGGCGTCCGCTTCGAAGAGGTGTCGCTCGGTTACCCGCGCGAGTGGCGCAAGCGGGCCCGGGGCGCGGTCCCGATGCGCCGCATCCTCTGGCCGTCATGA
- a CDS encoding ABATE domain-containing protein — MPEDFRLDMGAPWLNLLATRGRHFGPRPVERLPNVDRLRAWLALAELTPLSPVTDFDVPAAQDLREALRPLALGVVDGVAPNAGQVRALTRFLAVEPVHLAALDRVHRSAPPTAAAAFARLAHQAADWLTGPLRHDLRACPEQDCRGVFADPGGRRRWCPAPACASRGRVRALRERRRTES; from the coding sequence GTGCCGGAAGACTTCCGCCTCGACATGGGCGCGCCGTGGCTGAACCTGCTCGCCACCCGCGGCCGCCACTTCGGGCCGCGGCCGGTCGAGCGCCTCCCGAACGTGGACCGGCTGCGCGCCTGGCTGGCCTTGGCGGAGCTGACCCCGCTGTCCCCGGTCACGGATTTCGACGTGCCGGCCGCGCAGGACCTGCGCGAGGCGCTGCGGCCGCTCGCACTGGGCGTGGTGGACGGCGTCGCGCCGAACGCCGGGCAGGTCCGGGCGCTGACGCGGTTCCTGGCCGTGGAGCCGGTGCACCTGGCCGCGCTCGACCGCGTGCACCGGAGCGCCCCGCCGACCGCGGCCGCCGCCTTCGCCCGGCTGGCCCACCAGGCGGCGGACTGGCTCACCGGACCGCTGCGGCACGACCTGCGGGCCTGCCCGGAGCAGGACTGCCGAGGCGTCTTCGCCGACCCGGGCGGCCGGCGCCGCTGGTGCCCGGCCCCGGCCTGCGCCAGCCGCGGCCGGGTCCGCGCGCTCAGGGAACGGCGCCGCACGGAATCATGA
- a CDS encoding PAC2 family protein encodes MSEPVDETPRPPGDRTEPTRPLMVVAFEGWNDAGDAASRAVEHLQLNWDATPLAELEPDDYYDFQVSRPTVRMVDGVTRRVDWPTTTLSVCRPDGFDRDVVLVQGPEPNMRWRAFCAELLEHIKQLDVATVVTLGALLADTAHTRPVPVTGTAYDKDTASLYGLDLNNYQGPTGIVGILQDYCVQAGIPAVSIWAAVPHYVSHPPSPKATLALLHKLEDILDVEIPLGALPEQAEEWQRTVSEMADEDEEISEYVRGLEERGDAQSEVAEQDVSGDKIAAEFERYLRRRGRGGGQEGFGLR; translated from the coding sequence GTGAGTGAGCCCGTCGACGAGACCCCGCGGCCGCCCGGCGACCGCACCGAACCCACCCGGCCCTTGATGGTCGTCGCCTTCGAAGGCTGGAACGACGCAGGTGACGCGGCCAGCCGGGCGGTCGAGCACCTGCAGCTGAACTGGGACGCCACGCCCCTGGCCGAACTGGAGCCCGACGACTACTACGACTTCCAGGTCAGCCGCCCGACCGTCCGGATGGTGGACGGCGTCACTCGACGGGTGGACTGGCCGACCACGACGCTCTCGGTGTGCCGTCCCGACGGGTTCGACCGCGACGTGGTCCTCGTCCAGGGACCCGAGCCCAACATGCGCTGGCGCGCCTTCTGCGCGGAACTGCTGGAGCACATCAAGCAGCTGGACGTCGCGACCGTCGTGACGCTCGGCGCGCTGCTCGCGGACACCGCGCACACCCGGCCGGTCCCGGTCACCGGAACGGCCTACGACAAGGACACCGCGTCGCTCTACGGCCTGGACCTGAACAACTACCAGGGACCGACCGGCATCGTCGGGATCCTGCAGGACTACTGCGTGCAGGCGGGCATCCCGGCCGTGTCGATCTGGGCGGCCGTGCCGCACTACGTGTCGCACCCGCCGTCCCCGAAGGCGACGCTGGCGCTGCTGCACAAGCTGGAGGACATCCTCGACGTCGAGATCCCGCTCGGCGCGCTGCCGGAGCAGGCCGAGGAGTGGCAGCGCACGGTCAGCGAGATGGCCGACGAGGACGAAGAGATCAGCGAGTACGTCCGGGGCCTCGAGGAGCGCGGGGACGCGCAGAGCGAGGTCGCCGAGCAGGACGTCAGCGGCGACAAGATCGCCGCGGAGTTCGAGCGCTACCTGCGCCGCCGCGGCCGAGGCGGCGGACAGGAAGGCTTCGGCCTGCGCTGA
- the metH gene encoding methionine synthase, with protein sequence MSDRLSSPFLEVLGSRVLVADGAMGTALQAHDLSLDDFGGLEGCNEILNVTRPDVVRSVHRGYLEAGADAVETNTFGANFANFAEYDITGRIFELAEAGARLAREAADEYATADRPRFVLGSVGPGTKLPTLGHAPFATLRDAYQEQVRGLLAGGVDAVIVETTQDILQTKASIIGAKRAMAAEGRRVPVLASITVETTGTMLLGTEVGAALAALEPLGIDVIGLNCATGPAEMSEHLRQLAKHARVPLSVMPNAGLPELGPAGAVYPLGPEALVEALTGFVREFGVGLVGGCCGTTDEHIRQLAAAVADTAPVARRPRPEPGVSSLYQAVPFKQDASVLMIGERTNANGSKAFRTAMLEGRWDDCVEIAREQTRDGAHLLDLCVDYVGRDGTADMAELAGRLATASTLPIMLDSTEVPVLRAGLERLGGRCAVNSVNYEDGDGPESRFTQVMELVSEYGAAVVALTIDEEGQARTARTKADIATRLIEDITGTWGLRTCDVIVDALTFTIATGQEESRRDGAETIEAIREIKRRHPEVQTTLGLSNISFGLNPAARQVLNSVFLHECVQAGLDTAIVHASKILPMARIPDEQRAVALDLVYDRRREGYDPLQELMALFEGVSAASSKASRAEELAALPLFERLERRIVDGERNGLADDLDAALDQRPALEIINDTLLSGMKTVGELFGSGQMQLPFVLQSAEVMKAAVAHLEPHMEKEDDAGKGRIVLATVRGDVHDIGKNLVDIILSNNGYEVVNLGIKQPITTILDAAEEQGADAIGMSGLLVKSTVIMKENLQEMNSRGVSVRWPVLLGGAALTRSYVENDLSELYLGDVRYARDAFEGLRLMDAIMAAKRGESPLVDADAEQKRRERKERRARSLRIAEARKARKAEEEALEGPPPARSDVATDVPLPTAPFWGSRVVKGVALADYAAMLDERATFMGQWGLKGARGGTGPTYDELVESEGRPRLRYWLDRLTADGVLAHAAVVYGYFPCVADGDDLVVLTEPEPDAPERLRFTFPRQRRDRRLCLADFYRPREAAEVDVVPFTVVTMGQPIADYANELFAADAYRDYLEVHGLGVQLTEALAEYWHCRIRGELILPGGVAVASADPDDVEDFFKLGYRGARFSLGYGACPDLEDRAKIVALLEPGRIGVKLSEEYQLHPEQSTDAIVCHHPEAKYFNT encoded by the coding sequence ATGTCCGACCGCCTGTCGTCACCGTTTCTCGAAGTCCTGGGCTCGCGCGTCCTGGTGGCCGACGGGGCGATGGGCACCGCCCTGCAGGCCCACGACCTGAGCCTGGACGACTTCGGCGGGCTGGAAGGGTGCAACGAGATCCTGAACGTCACCCGGCCGGACGTCGTCCGGTCCGTGCACCGCGGCTACCTCGAAGCGGGGGCGGACGCGGTCGAGACCAACACTTTCGGGGCCAATTTCGCCAACTTCGCCGAATACGACATCACCGGACGGATCTTCGAGCTGGCCGAAGCCGGCGCGCGGCTGGCCCGGGAGGCCGCGGACGAGTACGCGACGGCGGACCGCCCGCGGTTCGTGCTCGGCTCGGTCGGCCCCGGCACGAAGCTCCCGACGCTCGGTCACGCGCCGTTCGCCACTCTGCGCGACGCCTACCAGGAGCAGGTCCGCGGCCTGCTGGCCGGCGGCGTGGACGCGGTGATCGTCGAGACCACCCAGGACATCCTCCAGACGAAGGCGTCGATCATCGGGGCGAAGCGGGCGATGGCGGCCGAGGGACGCCGCGTGCCGGTCCTCGCTTCGATCACCGTCGAAACGACCGGCACGATGCTGCTCGGCACCGAGGTCGGCGCGGCGCTGGCCGCGCTGGAACCGCTCGGCATCGACGTCATCGGGCTCAACTGCGCGACCGGGCCGGCCGAGATGAGCGAGCACCTGCGGCAGCTGGCCAAGCACGCCCGGGTGCCGCTGTCGGTGATGCCGAACGCCGGCCTGCCGGAGCTCGGCCCGGCCGGCGCCGTCTACCCGCTCGGCCCGGAAGCGCTGGTCGAGGCACTGACCGGGTTCGTGCGCGAGTTCGGCGTCGGCCTGGTCGGCGGCTGCTGCGGCACCACCGACGAGCACATCCGGCAGCTCGCCGCCGCCGTGGCGGACACCGCGCCCGTGGCCCGGCGGCCGCGGCCCGAGCCCGGCGTGTCGTCGCTCTACCAGGCGGTGCCGTTCAAGCAGGACGCCAGCGTGCTGATGATCGGCGAGCGGACCAACGCCAACGGCTCGAAGGCGTTCCGCACGGCGATGCTCGAGGGCCGCTGGGACGACTGCGTCGAGATCGCCCGCGAGCAGACCCGCGACGGCGCCCACCTGCTCGACCTCTGCGTCGACTACGTCGGGCGCGACGGCACCGCGGACATGGCGGAGCTCGCCGGACGGCTCGCCACCGCGTCGACGCTGCCGATCATGCTCGACTCGACCGAGGTCCCGGTGCTCCGCGCGGGACTGGAGCGGCTCGGCGGCCGGTGCGCGGTCAACTCCGTCAACTACGAGGACGGCGACGGGCCGGAGTCCCGGTTCACCCAGGTCATGGAACTGGTGAGCGAGTACGGCGCCGCCGTCGTGGCCCTGACCATCGACGAGGAAGGCCAGGCGCGGACCGCGCGGACGAAGGCCGACATCGCCACCCGGCTGATCGAGGACATCACCGGTACCTGGGGCCTGCGCACCTGCGACGTCATCGTCGACGCGCTCACCTTCACCATCGCCACCGGCCAGGAGGAGTCGCGCCGCGACGGGGCCGAGACGATCGAGGCGATCCGCGAGATCAAGCGGCGCCACCCCGAGGTCCAGACCACGCTGGGGCTGTCCAACATCTCCTTCGGGCTCAACCCGGCCGCGCGGCAGGTGCTGAACTCGGTGTTCCTGCACGAATGCGTGCAAGCCGGCCTGGACACCGCGATCGTGCACGCGTCGAAGATCCTGCCGATGGCCCGAATCCCGGACGAGCAGCGCGCGGTGGCCCTCGACCTCGTGTACGACCGCCGCCGCGAGGGCTACGACCCGCTCCAGGAGCTGATGGCGCTGTTCGAGGGCGTCAGCGCGGCGTCGTCCAAGGCGTCGCGGGCCGAGGAGCTGGCCGCGTTGCCGCTGTTCGAGCGGCTCGAACGCCGGATCGTCGACGGCGAGCGCAACGGCCTGGCCGACGACCTCGACGCGGCACTGGACCAGCGTCCCGCCCTGGAGATCATCAACGACACGCTGCTGTCGGGCATGAAGACCGTCGGCGAGCTGTTCGGGTCCGGGCAGATGCAGCTGCCGTTCGTGCTGCAGTCCGCCGAGGTGATGAAGGCCGCCGTCGCGCACCTCGAGCCGCACATGGAGAAGGAGGACGACGCCGGCAAGGGCCGGATCGTGCTCGCCACCGTCCGCGGCGACGTGCACGACATCGGCAAGAACCTCGTCGACATCATCCTGTCCAACAACGGCTACGAGGTCGTCAACCTCGGCATCAAGCAGCCGATCACCACCATCCTGGACGCCGCCGAGGAGCAGGGCGCCGACGCGATCGGGATGTCCGGGCTGCTGGTGAAGTCGACCGTGATCATGAAGGAGAACCTCCAGGAGATGAACTCCCGGGGCGTCTCCGTGCGCTGGCCGGTGCTGCTCGGCGGCGCCGCGCTCACCCGGTCCTACGTCGAGAACGACCTGAGCGAGCTCTACCTCGGCGACGTCCGCTACGCGCGGGACGCGTTCGAAGGCCTGCGGCTGATGGACGCGATCATGGCCGCCAAGCGCGGGGAATCGCCGCTGGTGGACGCCGACGCGGAGCAGAAGCGGCGGGAGCGCAAGGAACGCCGGGCGCGTTCGCTGCGGATCGCCGAGGCGCGCAAGGCCCGCAAGGCCGAGGAGGAAGCCCTCGAAGGCCCGCCGCCGGCCCGCTCGGACGTGGCCACCGACGTGCCGCTGCCGACCGCGCCCTTCTGGGGTTCGCGCGTGGTCAAGGGCGTCGCGCTCGCCGACTACGCCGCGATGCTCGACGAGCGCGCGACCTTCATGGGGCAGTGGGGCCTCAAGGGCGCCCGCGGCGGCACCGGCCCGACGTACGACGAGCTCGTCGAGTCCGAGGGCCGGCCGCGGCTGCGGTACTGGCTCGACCGGCTGACCGCCGACGGCGTCCTGGCCCACGCGGCGGTCGTCTACGGCTACTTCCCGTGCGTCGCCGACGGCGACGACCTGGTCGTGCTCACCGAGCCCGAGCCGGACGCACCCGAGCGGCTGCGGTTCACGTTCCCGCGCCAGCGCCGCGACCGGCGCCTCTGCCTGGCCGACTTCTACCGGCCGCGGGAGGCGGCCGAAGTCGACGTCGTGCCGTTCACCGTCGTGACCATGGGCCAGCCGATCGCCGACTACGCGAACGAGCTGTTCGCCGCGGACGCCTACCGCGACTACCTCGAGGTGCACGGCCTCGGCGTCCAGCTCACCGAGGCGCTGGCCGAGTACTGGCACTGCCGCATCCGGGGCGAGCTGATCCTCCCCGGCGGTGTGGCGGTCGCCTCAGCGGACCCCGACGACGTCGAGGACTTCTTCAAGCTCGGCTACCGTGGAGCACGGTTCTCCCTGGGCTACGGCGCCTGTCCCGATCTCGAGGACCGGGCGAAGATCGTCGCGCTCCTCGAGCCGGGCCGCATCGGCGTCAAGCTGTCCGAGGAGTACCAGCTGCACCCCGAGCAGTCGACCGACGCGATCGTCTGCCACCACCCGGAAGCGAAGTACTTCAACACCTGA